A region from the Lutra lutra chromosome 1, mLutLut1.2, whole genome shotgun sequence genome encodes:
- the RETNLB gene encoding resistin-like beta, with protein sequence MKSTSCVFLLLILVQLMIPETAPCSLDSIVDTKIKEVLNGLEISTSPTKKMSCVSITSSGRLSSCPAGMVVTGCACGYGCGSWDIRGETTCHCQCSTIDWTTARCCHLT encoded by the exons ATGAAGTCTACCTCTTGCgtttttctccttctcatccTCGTCCAGCTGATGATCCCAGAGACTGCTCCATGTTCCTTAGACTCCATTGTGGATACAAAGATAAAAGAAGTTCTCAATGGCTTAG AGATAAGTACTTCTCCAACAAAAAAGATGTCATGTGTCAGTATCACAAGCTCAGGCAGACTGTCCTCGTGCCCTGCAG GGATGGTTGTCACTGGCTGTGCCTGTGGCTATGGCTGTGGTTCCTGGGATATCCGGGGAGAAACCACATGCCACTGCCAGTGCAGCACAATAGACTGGACCACTGCTCGTTGCTGCCACCTGACCTGA